A region from the Mercenaria mercenaria strain notata chromosome 7, MADL_Memer_1, whole genome shotgun sequence genome encodes:
- the LOC123556118 gene encoding uncharacterized protein LOC123556118, protein MLLGYTYYFQYLTDKTVPEVAIRWLIQKKVVSSVIIGCTSVKQLEENMGASAGWELTTNQMKELNETHPVKKPYPYDFIWGVHNSTRMNRFNDSLTLL, encoded by the exons ATGTTGTTAGGTTATACATACTACTTTCAATATCTTACAGATAAAACTGTTCCTGAAGTTGCTATAAGATGGTTGATACAGAAGAAGGTTGTGTCTTCTGTAATTATTGGTTGTACATCAGTAAAGCAGCTGGAGGAAAATATGGGTGCATCTGCTGGTTGGGAGCTGACTACAAACCAG ATGAAAGAACTTAATGAAACGCATCCTGTGAAAAAGCCGTACCCATACGATTTCATATGGGGAGTGCACAACTCTACAAGAATGAACAGATTCAACGATTCCCTTACGCTCCTATAG